A region from the Marinobacter sp. SS13-12 genome encodes:
- a CDS encoding EAL domain-containing protein, giving the protein MPDTSSHEYNEQHYRSLFTYNPDAVFSLNPAGEFVQINQSGCDLIDAEEHDILGKHYEMLVVEEDRERTRRHFEAALAGNHQRYEIRIRNMQGEILQLDILNIPIIVNGQVTGVHGQARDRTRERQTEARLRILERSVEASSSGVTIADAGMPGFPLIYVNPAFERMTGYRADEIVGANCRILQGPDTSKAAIASIRSGLADMREVHTSLLNYRKDGSSFWNDLYIAPVRDSDEEVTHFIGIQTDISDRIRQEEVLTFQASHDSLTGLPNRIYLESHLQGICRRARARQLAIHALFIDLDGFKPINDSLGHAFGDDILSQTARRIEAALPSDSTLVRFGGDEFVALVSAPEDRQTINRIAELILEQFSKPFLNEDVEITLSAAIGIATGNGALDNSMLLIQQSDMAMYEAKKLGGNTWQWFNKTLDRRVQHEVALRQQLQQALATNQFELFYQPLFNNELAIVGVEALIRWNHPDRGYISPAEYIPLSERTGQILPISEWVMQEAFARAAELAEIGVPSVSINLSPLQFHRHNLVERLASLNDQYQLAPGQLCVEITENVFLTDPKDVIRQLREIRSMGIEVAIDDFGTGFSSLSYMRDMPVNRIKIDRSFVNGITSNASDAAITRGTLSMARELGMSVVAEGVETEEQFRLLQQFGCSGYQGFWYSRALPLADLRAFSGAPGRTVPEE; this is encoded by the coding sequence TTGCCGGACACATCTTCGCACGAATACAACGAGCAGCATTACCGTTCGTTGTTTACCTATAACCCCGATGCGGTTTTCTCCCTGAATCCCGCAGGCGAGTTCGTGCAGATCAACCAGTCGGGATGTGATCTCATTGACGCGGAAGAACACGATATCCTTGGCAAGCACTACGAAATGCTGGTTGTGGAAGAGGACAGGGAGCGCACCCGCCGCCATTTCGAAGCAGCCCTGGCCGGTAACCATCAACGCTACGAAATCCGGATCAGGAACATGCAGGGCGAGATCCTGCAACTGGATATTCTCAATATTCCCATCATCGTGAATGGCCAGGTTACCGGGGTACACGGGCAGGCCAGGGACCGCACCCGCGAGCGTCAGACCGAGGCTCGCCTGCGCATACTCGAACGCAGCGTAGAGGCGTCCTCAAGTGGGGTAACCATAGCCGATGCCGGGATGCCCGGGTTCCCGCTTATCTATGTGAACCCCGCCTTTGAACGAATGACGGGCTACCGCGCTGATGAGATAGTTGGCGCCAATTGCCGCATTCTCCAGGGGCCCGACACCAGCAAAGCTGCTATCGCCAGCATTCGCTCAGGCCTGGCCGACATGCGCGAAGTCCATACCTCATTGCTGAATTATCGTAAAGACGGCAGCAGCTTCTGGAACGACCTTTACATCGCACCGGTGCGGGACTCGGACGAAGAGGTGACGCACTTCATCGGCATCCAGACCGACATCAGCGACCGCATACGACAGGAAGAGGTTCTGACTTTCCAGGCCAGCCATGACTCCCTGACAGGGCTTCCCAACCGCATCTACCTGGAATCCCATCTGCAAGGGATCTGTCGCCGGGCCCGGGCCCGGCAACTGGCCATCCACGCCCTGTTCATCGACCTGGACGGCTTCAAACCCATAAACGACAGCCTGGGGCACGCTTTCGGCGACGACATATTGAGCCAGACGGCCAGGCGGATCGAGGCTGCCCTCCCTTCGGATTCCACTCTGGTAAGGTTCGGCGGTGACGAATTTGTCGCACTTGTCTCTGCTCCTGAGGATCGTCAGACCATTAACCGGATCGCTGAGCTGATTCTCGAACAGTTCTCCAAGCCATTCCTGAACGAGGATGTCGAGATCACTCTCTCTGCAGCCATTGGCATTGCCACTGGCAATGGCGCGCTTGATAACTCCATGCTGTTAATACAGCAATCCGACATGGCGATGTACGAGGCCAAAAAGCTCGGCGGTAACACCTGGCAATGGTTCAACAAGACCCTCGATCGTCGTGTGCAACACGAAGTTGCGTTGCGCCAGCAGCTTCAGCAGGCGTTGGCCACGAACCAGTTTGAGCTGTTCTACCAGCCCCTGTTCAATAACGAGCTTGCCATTGTCGGTGTTGAAGCACTGATTCGCTGGAATCACCCTGACCGCGGCTATATTTCGCCTGCAGAATACATCCCGCTGTCAGAGCGCACGGGGCAGATCCTCCCCATCAGCGAGTGGGTGATGCAGGAGGCCTTTGCCAGGGCAGCGGAACTGGCTGAAATCGGTGTACCAAGCGTCTCCATCAACCTTTCACCGCTGCAGTTCCATCGCCACAACCTGGTTGAACGGCTGGCTAGCCTTAATGATCAATACCAGCTGGCACCGGGACAGCTCTGTGTGGAAATTACCGAGAATGTGTTTCTCACGGATCCCAAGGATGTCATCAGACAGTTGCGGGAAATCCGGAGCATGGGCATCGAAGTGGCGATCGACGACTTCGGCACCGGGTTCTCAAGCCTCAGCTACATGCGTGACATGCCGGTTAACAGGATCAAGATCGACCGTTCGTTTGTTAATGGCATTACGTCCAACGCCAGTGATGCGGCGATCACCCGCGGAACCCTGTCCATGGCCCGGGAGTTGGGAATGAGTGTGGTAGCCGAGGGGGTGGAAACCGAAGAACAATTCAGATTACTGCAGCAATTCGGGTGCAGCGGCTATCAGGGCTTCTGGTACTCCCGTGCGCTGCCACTGGCAGATCTCCGGGCCTTTTCCGGTGCGCCGGGAAGAACCGTCCCGGAGGAATAA
- a CDS encoding NADP-dependent isocitrate dehydrogenase, whose amino-acid sequence MTSSKAKIIYTLTDEAPALATRSLLPILETYAKPAGIEFETSDISLAARILALFPDYLEEGQQVPDDLKALGDYTKDPEANIIKLPNISASIPQLRAAINELNEQGYKLPEYKENPQTDEEKEIHARYSKVLGSAVNPVLREGNSDRRAPTAVKAFARKHPHTMGEWSPASRTHVAHMRGGDFYSNEQSLTLDKATNARIVFENAKGEQTVLKSELPLQEGEVLDGMYMSCKALRKFFEDCIEDCEKTGVMFSLHVKATMMKISHPIVFGHAVKIFYKELFDKYGELFDELGVNPNNGLSSVTEKIKQLPESKQEQILEDLHACYEHRPEIAMVDSVKGITNLHVPSDVIVDASMPAMIRNSGKMWARDNKLKDTKAVMPESTYATIYQEVINFCKTHGAFDPTTMGTVPNVGLMAQKAEEYGSHDKTFEVKEDGVVRVVAEDGTVLTEHKVEKGDIWRACQTKDLPIRDWVKLAVNRARATGMPALFWLDDERPHDAELIKKVEMYLKEHDTEGLEILIKSPVRAIRWTMERLIRGLDTISVTGNVLRDYLTDLFPILELGTSAKMLSIVPLLNGGGLYETGAGGSAPKHVQQLLQENHLRWDSLGEFLATAVSLEELGEKQSNERARLLGLTLDKATERLLENNQSPSRNTGELDNRGSHFHLSRYWAEELSKQDDDKDLKAFFEKLSKQLEDNKDKILEEMSVIQGHPADIGGYYHPPAEKVCKIMQPSDTFNKILADARASVK is encoded by the coding sequence ATGACATCATCCAAAGCAAAGATCATCTACACCCTGACCGACGAGGCGCCAGCGCTGGCGACCCGGTCGCTGCTGCCGATTCTTGAAACCTACGCCAAGCCGGCGGGCATCGAATTTGAAACCAGCGATATTTCCCTGGCGGCGCGTATTCTGGCGTTGTTTCCCGATTACCTTGAGGAAGGCCAGCAGGTCCCCGACGACCTGAAAGCACTGGGTGATTACACCAAGGATCCGGAAGCCAACATCATCAAGCTTCCCAACATCAGCGCGTCCATTCCCCAGCTGCGGGCAGCCATCAACGAGCTCAATGAGCAGGGCTACAAACTGCCCGAGTACAAGGAAAACCCGCAAACCGACGAAGAAAAAGAAATTCACGCCCGTTATTCCAAAGTACTGGGCAGTGCCGTCAATCCGGTACTGCGGGAAGGCAACTCCGACCGTCGTGCTCCGACGGCCGTAAAAGCCTTTGCCCGCAAGCATCCCCACACCATGGGCGAGTGGAGCCCGGCGTCACGCACTCACGTGGCTCACATGCGTGGTGGCGACTTCTATTCCAACGAGCAGTCGCTGACTCTGGACAAGGCCACCAACGCTCGTATCGTGTTCGAAAATGCAAAGGGCGAGCAGACCGTACTGAAGAGCGAGCTGCCGCTGCAGGAAGGCGAAGTGCTGGATGGCATGTACATGAGCTGCAAGGCCCTGCGCAAGTTCTTCGAAGACTGCATCGAAGACTGCGAGAAGACCGGCGTGATGTTCTCCCTGCACGTCAAGGCCACCATGATGAAGATCTCCCACCCGATCGTATTCGGTCACGCGGTGAAGATTTTCTACAAGGAGCTGTTCGACAAGTACGGCGAGCTGTTCGACGAATTGGGTGTGAACCCCAACAACGGCCTGTCCAGTGTTACCGAGAAGATCAAGCAATTGCCGGAATCCAAGCAGGAGCAGATCCTCGAGGACCTGCACGCCTGCTACGAGCACCGTCCGGAAATTGCGATGGTGGATTCGGTAAAGGGTATCACCAACCTGCACGTGCCCAGTGACGTTATTGTAGACGCCTCCATGCCGGCCATGATCCGTAACTCCGGCAAGATGTGGGCGCGGGACAACAAGCTCAAGGACACCAAGGCAGTGATGCCGGAAAGCACCTACGCCACCATCTACCAGGAAGTGATCAACTTCTGTAAGACTCATGGCGCCTTTGATCCCACCACGATGGGCACCGTGCCGAACGTTGGCCTGATGGCCCAGAAGGCCGAGGAGTACGGCTCACACGACAAGACCTTTGAAGTCAAGGAAGACGGTGTTGTTCGCGTTGTCGCTGAGGATGGCACGGTACTGACCGAGCATAAGGTCGAGAAGGGCGATATCTGGCGCGCCTGCCAGACCAAGGACCTGCCGATCCGTGACTGGGTCAAGCTGGCGGTAAACCGTGCCCGTGCCACTGGCATGCCGGCCCTGTTCTGGCTGGATGATGAGCGTCCTCACGATGCCGAGCTGATCAAGAAAGTGGAGATGTATCTCAAGGAGCATGATACCGAAGGTCTGGAAATCCTGATCAAGTCCCCGGTGCGCGCCATTCGCTGGACCATGGAGCGTCTGATCCGTGGCCTGGATACCATTTCTGTCACCGGCAACGTACTGAGGGACTATCTCACCGACCTGTTCCCGATTCTGGAGCTGGGTACCAGTGCCAAGATGCTTTCCATCGTACCGTTGCTTAACGGTGGTGGCCTGTATGAAACCGGCGCCGGCGGTTCGGCTCCCAAGCACGTCCAGCAGCTGCTGCAGGAGAACCACCTGCGTTGGGATTCACTGGGTGAGTTCCTGGCAACCGCGGTTTCCCTGGAAGAGCTGGGCGAAAAGCAGAGCAACGAGCGTGCCCGCCTGCTTGGCCTGACTCTGGACAAGGCCACTGAGCGCCTGCTGGAGAACAACCAGTCGCCGTCACGCAACACCGGTGAGCTGGATAACCGCGGCAGTCACTTCCATCTGTCCCGTTACTGGGCAGAAGAGTTGTCGAAGCAGGATGATGACAAGGATCTGAAAGCCTTCTTCGAGAAGCTGTCAAAGCAACTTGAGGACAACAAGGACAAGATCCTGGAAGAAATGAGCGTGATCCAGGGTCACCCGGCAGACATCGGTGGTTATTATCACCCGCCGGCGGAAAAAGTCTGCAAGATCATGCAGCCAAGCGATACCTTCAACAAGATCCTGGCCGATGCCCGGGCGTCTGTGAAGTAA
- a CDS encoding acetoacetate--CoA ligase encodes MSNTEQSPVVWSPSDDTLKNCQMGRFQGWLEQQGFGPFADYHALHKWSIDNLETFWQKVWDYCGLVCETPADKVLGKREMPGAEWFPGMKLNFAANLLRLADGEHADREAVVAYCETRPVLRRTYAQLKADTGALEAFLRNKGIQQGDRVAGVVTNGYEALVGMLAATSLGAIWSSASPDFGVGAILDRFGQIEPAALIVVNGYGYGGKVFKRQDDFAGLIDGLPTLRCVVSIEQLPGEPAIAGDKVTHWNDALAEGQGQAPSFTPLPPDHPVYILYSSGTTGKPKCIVHGNAGLLVNHAKELMLHGDVGPDDRFLYFTTCGWMMWNWQASALLTGAAVITIDGSPGYPDLNHLWQVVADEKVTHYGTSARFIAGCRKAELAPAKSLDLDALRVVFSTGSPLLPEDYDWVYSDGAPDVLLGSIAGGTDICGCFVGSTPLLPVRRGEIQCRFLGVDAVAYGDDGKPVSSGRGELVCRQPLPSMPVSFWDDPGDERYKDAYFSTFPDVWAHGDFIEFTEHGGAIIYGRSDATLNPGGVRIGTAEIYRQVETVAEVKDSLVVGRQIEGDVEVVLLVVPADGQALTDDLRKNLKTRIRQGASPRHVPKHIIEVPDIPYTRSGKKVELAVARLINGSSRADNRDALANPEALDRIGECLDKAGLLPKEA; translated from the coding sequence ATGAGTAACACAGAACAATCACCGGTGGTCTGGTCTCCCTCGGACGACACACTGAAAAATTGCCAGATGGGCCGGTTTCAGGGCTGGCTGGAGCAACAGGGCTTCGGCCCGTTTGCCGATTACCATGCCCTGCATAAGTGGTCGATTGATAACCTGGAGACGTTCTGGCAGAAGGTCTGGGACTACTGCGGCCTGGTCTGTGAGACCCCGGCCGATAAGGTGCTGGGTAAGCGGGAAATGCCAGGAGCGGAATGGTTCCCGGGCATGAAGCTGAATTTCGCCGCCAACTTGCTGCGGCTGGCGGATGGCGAACATGCAGACAGAGAAGCCGTGGTGGCCTACTGTGAAACCCGCCCGGTACTGCGCCGCACCTACGCCCAGCTGAAAGCCGATACCGGTGCCCTGGAAGCTTTCCTGCGCAACAAGGGTATACAGCAGGGTGACCGGGTAGCCGGTGTTGTCACCAATGGCTACGAAGCCCTGGTAGGCATGCTGGCAGCCACCAGCCTGGGTGCCATCTGGAGTTCGGCCTCCCCGGATTTCGGCGTTGGCGCAATTCTCGACCGCTTCGGCCAGATCGAGCCGGCCGCGCTGATTGTGGTCAACGGGTATGGTTATGGCGGCAAGGTGTTCAAGCGCCAGGACGATTTTGCCGGCCTGATTGACGGCCTGCCTACCCTGCGCTGTGTGGTCAGCATCGAACAACTGCCGGGCGAGCCCGCCATTGCCGGTGACAAGGTCACCCACTGGAACGATGCCCTCGCTGAGGGGCAGGGCCAGGCGCCTTCATTTACGCCGCTGCCGCCGGATCATCCGGTGTATATCCTTTATTCCTCCGGCACCACCGGCAAGCCCAAGTGCATCGTCCATGGCAATGCCGGCCTGCTGGTCAACCACGCCAAGGAACTGATGCTCCACGGTGACGTGGGCCCCGACGACCGCTTCCTGTATTTCACCACCTGCGGCTGGATGATGTGGAACTGGCAGGCTTCCGCCCTGCTGACCGGCGCTGCCGTAATCACCATCGACGGCTCCCCCGGCTACCCGGACCTGAACCACCTGTGGCAGGTCGTCGCGGATGAGAAAGTCACCCACTACGGTACCAGCGCCCGCTTCATTGCCGGCTGTCGCAAGGCCGAACTGGCTCCGGCGAAAAGCCTGGACCTGGACGCCCTGCGAGTGGTCTTCTCCACCGGCTCACCCCTGTTGCCGGAAGATTACGACTGGGTCTACAGCGACGGTGCGCCGGATGTACTGCTGGGCTCCATCGCCGGTGGCACCGATATCTGCGGCTGTTTCGTGGGCTCCACACCCCTGCTGCCGGTTCGCCGTGGCGAAATCCAGTGCCGCTTTCTGGGCGTGGACGCCGTGGCCTACGGCGACGATGGCAAACCTGTCAGCTCAGGCCGTGGCGAACTGGTGTGCCGCCAGCCGCTGCCCTCCATGCCGGTGAGTTTCTGGGACGATCCTGGCGACGAACGCTACAAGGACGCTTACTTCAGCACCTTCCCCGACGTCTGGGCCCACGGTGACTTCATCGAGTTCACCGAGCACGGCGGCGCCATCATCTACGGCCGCTCCGACGCCACCCTCAACCCCGGCGGCGTCCGCATCGGCACTGCTGAAATCTACCGCCAGGTGGAAACCGTGGCCGAAGTCAAAGACAGCCTCGTGGTCGGCCGGCAGATCGAGGGCGACGTGGAAGTGGTTCTGCTGGTCGTCCCGGCCGATGGCCAGGCCCTCACCGACGACCTTCGGAAAAACCTCAAAACCCGCATCCGCCAGGGCGCCAGCCCCCGCCACGTGCCGAAGCACATCATTGAGGTGCCGGATATTCCCTACACCCGGAGCGGCAAGAAGGTTGAGCTCGCGGTGGCCCGGCTGATCAATGGCTCATCCAGGGCCGATAACCGGGATGCGTTGGCGAATCCGGAGGCTTTGGACCGGATTGGTGAGTGCCTCGACAAAGCCGGGTTGTTGCCGAAAGAAGCGTAG